The sequence below is a genomic window from Streptomyces sp. B21-105.
ATCGGCGCCGCGTTCGCCGCCATCGCCGCAGTCGCCTACGGCCTCAAAAACGGCCAGGTCGGCTTCCGCATGGGCTTCCTCATGGGCCTCAAAGCCTTCACCGCGGCCGTCCTCGGCGGCATCGGCAACATCTACGGAGCCATGCTCGGCGGCCTCGTCCTCGGCGTCGCCGAATCCCTCGCCATCGGCTACATCGGCGACATCCCCGGCATGAACCTCTTCGGCGGCGGCGCCTGGAAGGACGTATGGGCGTTCGCCCTCCTCATCCTCGTCCTGCTGTTCAGGCCACAAGGCCTGCTCGGCGAACGCGTCGCGGATCGGGCGTGAAAGCGATGACGACCAACATCCCCACCCAGAAGAACACCGACGCCGTCAAGACGCCCACCGGCGACACGGCCCCCCTCATCCCCCTGCCCGCGGCCCTCGCCCCCGTCCTCACCCTCGCCGGATCCGCCGTCGCCCTCGCCGGCACCTTCCTCGCCTGGACCTGGACCGACGAGTTCCCCGGCAACCTCACCATCACCGGCTACCCCGGCGGCCTCCAGGTCCTCACCCTCATCGGCGCCGCCCTCACCATCCTCTTCGTCCTCTCCGGGTACGGAATCCGCGGCCTGCGCTGGCTCACCCCCGGCGGCACCAACAGCCCCGCCCGCGCCACCACCCTCGGCGTCCTCGGCGCCACCGGCTACGCCCTCGGCGCCATCAGCTACGTCCTCGGCGGCGTCGTCAACCTCGAACCCGGCGCCTGGGTCTCCGCCATCGGCGCCCTCATCGCCACCATCGGCGCCTTCGCACTCCCCGCCGACGTCCCCCACGACGCCGACGACGCGACGAACCCCTGGACCCTCTTCCGCCACAGCTTCGCCGCCCCCGAACCCGGCCGCGCCAAGGAACTCCCCTCCTGGGCAGAGATCCTCATCATCACCGCAGCCTTCGGCATCGGCCTCTACGTCTTCTCCTTCGGCATCGGCGTCGACGACGACAACCCCCAGCTGTTCATCGGCTTCCTCGTCATCACCGCGTTCAGCTTCACCGCACTCAACCGCGCCGGCCTCCTCAAGCGACTCTCCGCACTGACGGCCAAACACCGCAGCGTCACCCTCGGCGCCGCGTTCGCCGCCGCGATCTGCTTCCCCTTCACCCAGACCAACGACCAGTTCGCCCTCATCGGCGCGAACATCCTCATCTTCGCCACCGTCGCCCTGGGCCTCAACGTCGTCGTCGGCCTCGCCGGCCTCCTCGACCTCGGATACGTCGCCTTCCTCGGCGTCGGCGCCTACGCCGCCGCCCTCGTCTCCGGCTCACCCCAGTCGAGCATCGGCGTCCAGTTCCCCTTCTGGGCCGCCGTCCTCACCGGCGCCCTCGCCTCACTGATCTTCGGCGTCGTCATCGGCGCCCCCACCCTGCGGCTGCGCGGCGACTACCTCGCCATCGTCACCCTCGGCTTCGGTGAGATCTTCCGCATCACCGTCAACAACCTCAACGGCACCAGCGGACCCGACGTCACCAACGGCTCCACCGGCATCCCGAACATCCCCGACCTCAACATCCTCGGGTTCGACTTCGGAATCTCCCACGACGTCCTCGGCCACCAGCTCACCCGCCCAGGCAACTACTACCTGCTGATGCTCCTCTGCACCCTCCTCGTCGTCACGGTCTTCCGCCGCAGCGCCGACTCCCGCATCGGCCGCGCCTGGGTCGCCATCCGCGAAGACGAGACAGCCGCCACCGCCATGGGCATCAACGGCTTCCGCCTCAAACTCCTCGCCTTCGCCCTCGGCGCCTCCCTCGCCGGCCTCGCCGGCACCGTCCAGGCACACGTCTCCTACAGCGTCACCCCCGAGCAGTACCAGTTCGCCGGCTCCGTGCCGCCCAACTCGGCCTTCCTGCTCGCAGCGGTCATCCTCGGCGGCATGGGCACCATCAGCGGGCCGCTCGTGGGCGCCGCACTGCTCTACCTCATCCCCGCCAAACTCCAGTTCATGGCGGAATACCAGCTGCTCCTCTTCGGCGTCGCGCTCATGCTCCTCATGCGCTTCCGCCCCGAAGGCCTCGTCGCCGACCGCAGGAAGCAGCTCGAATTCCACGAAACCGGACAGCTCGACGTACCCGACGACAAGGGCCTGCCCGAGACCGCCACCGGCGTCGCCAAGGCAGGGGCGTGACCGCGATGACCACCACCACAACCACCGCCACGACCACCACGGTCCTCGACGCCTCGGGCGTCACCATGCAGTTCGGCGGCCTCACCGCCGTACGCTCCGTCGACCTCACCGTCAACAGCGGCGAGATCGTCGGACTCATCGGCCCCAACGGAGCCGGGAAGACCACCTTCTTCAACTGCCTCACCGGCCTCTACATCCCCACCACCGGCACAGTCAGCTACAAGGGCACCGTCCTCCCGCCCAAACCCCACCTCGTCACCCAGGCCGGCATCGCCCGCACCTTCCAGAACATCCGGCTCTTCGCCAACATGACCGTCCTGGAAAACGTGCTCGTCGGACGCCACACCCGCACCCACGAAGGCCTCTGGTCCGCGCTCCTGCGCCTGCCCAGCTTCAAAAAGGCCGAAGACGCCTCCCGCGCCAGGGCCATGGAACTCCTCGAGTTCACCGGCCTCGCCGCCAAGGCCGACCACCTCGCCCGCAACCTCCCCTACGGCGAACAGCGCAAGCTCGAAATCGCCCGCGCCCTCGCCAGCGACCCCGGCCTCCTCCTCCTCGACGAGCCCACCGCCGGCATGAACCCCCAGGAGACGCGCGCCGCCGAAGAACTCATCTTCGCCATCCGCGACCAGGGCATCGCCGTCCTCGTCATCGAGCACGACATCCGGTTCATCATGAACCTCTGCGACCGCGTCGCCGTGCTCGTCCAGGGCGAGAAGATCGTCGAAGGCCCCGCCGAAGTAGTCCAGGCCGACGAACGCGTCATCGCCGCCTACCTCGGCACCCCCTTCGAGGGCGCACCAGGAGCGGAAGAAGTCGCCGAAGTCGAAGCCGCAGAGGCCGCCGAGGCGCACAGCACCACGGAAGGAGACGAGAAGTGACCGCACTGCTCGAGGTCGAAGACCTCAGGGTCGCCTACGGCAAGATCGAGGCGGTCAAGGGCATCTCCTTCAAGGTCGCCGCAGGCGAAGTCGTCACCCTCATCGGCACCAACGGCGCCGGCAAGACCACCACCCTGCGCACCCTGTCCGGCCTCCTCCAGCCCCTCGGCGGCCAGATCAAGTTCGACGGCAAGGTGCTCAACAAGATCCCCGCCCACAAGATCGTCTCGCTGGGGCTGGCCCACTCCCCCGAAGGCCGCCACATCTTCCCCCGCATGACCATCGAGGACAACCTCCGCCTCGGCGCCTTCCTCCGCAACGACAAGGAAGACATCGAGAAGGACATCCAGCGCGCCTACGACCTCTTCCCCATCCTGGGAGAACGCCGAAAGCAGGCCGCAGGCACCCTCTCCGGCGGCGAACAGCAGATGCTCGCCATGGGCCGCGCCCTCATGTCCCGGCCCAAACTGCTCATGCTCGACGAACCCTCCATGGGCCTCTCACCGATCATGATGCAGAAGATCATGGCCACCATCCAGGAACTCAAGTCCCAGGGCACCACCATCCTGCTCATCGAGCAGAACGCCCAGGCGGCCCTGTCCCTGGCCGACCACGGCCACGTCATGGAGGTCGGCAAGATCGTCCTCTCCGGCAGCGGCCAGGAACTCCTCCACGACGAGTCCGTCCGCAAGGCCTACCTCGGCGAGGACTGAACCACCCGCACACGACGAGGCCCGCGCCCCTTCTCCGGGCGCGGGCCTCGTCGTGTACGCGTCCACGTGACGCGGACGTCCGACTCCGTCTCGCGGACTACGCCTTGTCCGCCTTCTTCTCCTCGGCGTCCTGGATCACAGCCTCCGCCACCTGCTGCATCGACATCCGACGATCCATCGACGTCTTCTGGATCCACCGGAACGCCGCCGGCTCCGTCAGCCCGTACTCCGTCTGCAGAATCGACTTCGCCCGGTCCACCAGCTTGCGCGTCTCCAGCCGCAGCGTCAGGTCCGCGACCTCGTTCTCCAACTCCCGCAACTCCGTGAAACGCGAGACGGCCATCTCGATCGCCGGGACGACATCGCTCTTGCTGAACGGCTTCACCAGATACGCCATCGCGCCGGCGTCACGCGCCCGCTCCACCAGGTCGCGCTGCGAGAACGCGGTCAGCATCAGGACCGGCGCGATGCGCTCCTCGGCGATCTTCTCCGCCGCGGAGATGCCGTCCAGCTTGGGCATCTTCACATCCAGGATGACGAGGTCCGGCTTGTGCTCACGGGCGAGCTCGATCGCCTGCTCACCGTCGCCGGCCTCCCCGACGACGCTGTAGCCCTCCTCCTCCAGCATCTCCTTGAGGTCGAGGCGGATCAGCGCCTCGTCCTCGGCGATGACGACACGGGTCGTCAGCGGAGGTACGTGCGACTTGTCGTCGTCGGGCGCGTCCACGGGCTGGGGCGACTCGGGGGCGGTCACGGGGGCTCCTCGTTCAGGGGCGGGTACTGCTGACAAGAGCCTACCTAGCTGCGCCTCGACATGGTCACCCGGTACACTCCTCTCGGGTTGGCCAGCCGGGTTGGCGGAATGGCAGACGCTGATGTCTCAAACACATCTGTCCGAAAGGACGTGCGGGTTCGAATCCCGCACCCGGCACGCTAAAGCGGAGGTTCACATTCTCGTGAACCTCCGCTTTTCCGTGCACACAGTCGCGATCAGTCACGCAGTGTGTTCGCATGAACTTTCACGGCACTGCTGTTCGCCAAAAGGCCATCACGCTCCTACGCGAGGGGGCGCGCAACGCGGACGTGGCCCGTCACTTCGACATCCCCCTGGGCACAGTCAGCTACTGGAAACACATGGACCGCGCGAAACGCGGCGAGTGTCCGGGCCGCACTCCCCCACCGTGCCCCCGGTGCGAGGGCGAACTCGCTTCCCCGCCCTACTCCTACCTTCTCGGCCTCTACCTCGGCGACGGCCACATCATCCAGAACCGCGCGATGCGAGTGCCCAGCCTGTCCATCTCCTGCGCTGATGTACACCCCGGGCTGATGGACGAGTGCGAGGACGCCATGCGGGCTGTGTTTCCCGCGAATTCTGTCTGCCGGGTCCGCCGGAAGGGCTGTCACGAGGTGAAGCTCTACTCCAAACACCTATGGTGTCTCTTTCCCCAGCACGGCCCCGGCAAGAAGCACGAGCGGGCGATCGTCCTCGAACCCTGGCAGCAGGCCATCGTCGATGAGCACCCCTGGGAGTTCATCCGCGGCCTCATCCACTCCGACGGTTGCCGCATCACCAACTGGACGACCCGCATCGTCGCCGGTGAGCGCAAGCGCTATGAGTACCCCCGCTACTTCTTCACCAACGTCTCCGACGACATCCGGCGACTCTTCACCGACACCCTGGAAAAGCTGGATATCGAGTGGACGCACTGCACCCGCAACGGGAACCCCTACAACATCTCCGTCGCCAAGAAGGCGCACGTCGCCCTCCTCGACGCCCACGTCGGCCCCAAGCACTGACCCCCGGTGGGCTACCTCGGGCCGTCGTCCTCGCCGATGTGGTGGACTCGGACCAGGTTCGTGGTGCCCGAGACGCCGGGCGGGGAGCCGGCGGTGATCACGACCACGTCGCCCTTCTCGCAGCGGCCGTACCGCAGCAGCAGCTCGTCGACCTGGTCGACCATCGCGTCCGTGGAGGCGGCCGCCGGGCCGAGGAACGTCTCGACGCCCCAGGTCAGGCTCAGCTGGGAGCGGGTCGCCGGTTCCGGGGTGAAGGCGAGGACGGGGATCGGGGAGCGGTAGCGGGAGAGGCGGCGGACGGTGTCGCCGCTCTGGGTGAAGGCGACGAGGAACTTGGCGCCGAGGAAGTCGCCGATCTCGGCGGCGGCGCGGGCGACGGCTCCGCCCTGGGTGCGGGGTTTGTTGTTCTCCGTCAGTTCGGGCAGGCCCTTGGCGAGGAGGTCTTCCTCGGCCGCTGTGACGATCTTGGCCATGGTGCGGACGGTCTGGACGGCGTGTTTGCCGACGCTGGTCTCGCCGGAGAGCATGACGGCGTCGGCGCCGTCGAGGACGGCGTTGGCGACGTCGCTGGCCTCGGCCCTGGTGGGGCGGGAGTGCTCGATCATGGAGTCGAGCATCTGGGTGGCGACGATGACCGGTTTGGCGTTGCGCTTGGCGAGTTTGATGGCGCGTTTCTGGACGATGGGGACTTGTTCGAGTGGCATTTCGACGCCGAGGTCTCCGCGGGCGACCATGATGCCGTCGAAGGCGGCCACGATCTCGTCGATGTTCTCGACGGCCTGGGGCTTCTCCACCTTGGCGATGACGGGGAGCCGGCGGCCTTCCTCGTCCATGATGCGGTGGACGTCGAGGATGTCGTGGCCGCTGCGGACGAAGGAGAGGGCGATGACGTCGAAGCCGGTGCGCAGCGCCCAGCGCAGGTCGTCTTCGTCCTTTTTGGAGAGGGCGGGGACGGAGACGGCGACTCCGGGGAGGTTGAGGCCTTTGTGGTCGGAGATGACGCCGCCTTCGACGACGCGGGTGTGGACGCGGGGGCCGTCGACGTGGGTGACTTCGAGGGTGACTTTGCCGTCGTCGACGAGGATGCGTTCGCCGGGGGTGACGTCGTCGGCGAGGCCGGCGTGGGTGGTGCCGCAGTGGGTGCCGTCGCCTGCGACGCCTTCTTCGACGGTGATGGTGAAGGTGTCTTCGCGTTCGAGGAGTACGGGGCCTTCCGCGAAGTGGCCGAGGCGGATCTTCGGGCCTTGGAGGTCGGCGAGGGTGCCGACGCTGTGGCCGGTTTCGTCTGCGGCCTTGCGGACGTGGCGGTAGCGCTCCTCGTGTTCGGCGTGAGTGCCGTGGCTGAGGTTGAAGCGGGCGACGTCCATTCCGGCTTCTACGAGGGCTTTGAGCTGGTCGTAGGAGTCGGTTGCGGGGCCCAGGGTGCAGACGATTTTTGCTCGGCGCATGTTTCGAGCTTATGTCTTACCGGTGGGTAGCGAATTGGGGGCACGTGACTGCTCAACAACCTTTGGGTGAAGGGTTGTTGACAACTTCTAAAGTGTGCGGGGTGTCGCTCTTTTGAGCGCGGGCTGTTTTCCGTGGGGATTCCTTCCTCTTGTACGTG
It includes:
- a CDS encoding branched-chain amino acid ABC transporter permease, whose protein sequence is MTTNIPTQKNTDAVKTPTGDTAPLIPLPAALAPVLTLAGSAVALAGTFLAWTWTDEFPGNLTITGYPGGLQVLTLIGAALTILFVLSGYGIRGLRWLTPGGTNSPARATTLGVLGATGYALGAISYVLGGVVNLEPGAWVSAIGALIATIGAFALPADVPHDADDATNPWTLFRHSFAAPEPGRAKELPSWAEILIITAAFGIGLYVFSFGIGVDDDNPQLFIGFLVITAFSFTALNRAGLLKRLSALTAKHRSVTLGAAFAAAICFPFTQTNDQFALIGANILIFATVALGLNVVVGLAGLLDLGYVAFLGVGAYAAALVSGSPQSSIGVQFPFWAAVLTGALASLIFGVVIGAPTLRLRGDYLAIVTLGFGEIFRITVNNLNGTSGPDVTNGSTGIPNIPDLNILGFDFGISHDVLGHQLTRPGNYYLLMLLCTLLVVTVFRRSADSRIGRAWVAIREDETAATAMGINGFRLKLLAFALGASLAGLAGTVQAHVSYSVTPEQYQFAGSVPPNSAFLLAAVILGGMGTISGPLVGAALLYLIPAKLQFMAEYQLLLFGVALMLLMRFRPEGLVADRRKQLEFHETGQLDVPDDKGLPETATGVAKAGA
- a CDS encoding ABC transporter ATP-binding protein, whose amino-acid sequence is MTTTTTTATTTTVLDASGVTMQFGGLTAVRSVDLTVNSGEIVGLIGPNGAGKTTFFNCLTGLYIPTTGTVSYKGTVLPPKPHLVTQAGIARTFQNIRLFANMTVLENVLVGRHTRTHEGLWSALLRLPSFKKAEDASRARAMELLEFTGLAAKADHLARNLPYGEQRKLEIARALASDPGLLLLDEPTAGMNPQETRAAEELIFAIRDQGIAVLVIEHDIRFIMNLCDRVAVLVQGEKIVEGPAEVVQADERVIAAYLGTPFEGAPGAEEVAEVEAAEAAEAHSTTEGDEK
- a CDS encoding ABC transporter ATP-binding protein, which translates into the protein MTALLEVEDLRVAYGKIEAVKGISFKVAAGEVVTLIGTNGAGKTTTLRTLSGLLQPLGGQIKFDGKVLNKIPAHKIVSLGLAHSPEGRHIFPRMTIEDNLRLGAFLRNDKEDIEKDIQRAYDLFPILGERRKQAAGTLSGGEQQMLAMGRALMSRPKLLMLDEPSMGLSPIMMQKIMATIQELKSQGTTILLIEQNAQAALSLADHGHVMEVGKIVLSGSGQELLHDESVRKAYLGED
- a CDS encoding ANTAR domain-containing response regulator; protein product: MTAPESPQPVDAPDDDKSHVPPLTTRVVIAEDEALIRLDLKEMLEEEGYSVVGEAGDGEQAIELAREHKPDLVILDVKMPKLDGISAAEKIAEERIAPVLMLTAFSQRDLVERARDAGAMAYLVKPFSKSDVVPAIEMAVSRFTELRELENEVADLTLRLETRKLVDRAKSILQTEYGLTEPAAFRWIQKTSMDRRMSMQQVAEAVIQDAEEKKADKA
- a CDS encoding helix-turn-helix domain-containing protein; the encoded protein is MNFHGTAVRQKAITLLREGARNADVARHFDIPLGTVSYWKHMDRAKRGECPGRTPPPCPRCEGELASPPYSYLLGLYLGDGHIIQNRAMRVPSLSISCADVHPGLMDECEDAMRAVFPANSVCRVRRKGCHEVKLYSKHLWCLFPQHGPGKKHERAIVLEPWQQAIVDEHPWEFIRGLIHSDGCRITNWTTRIVAGERKRYEYPRYFFTNVSDDIRRLFTDTLEKLDIEWTHCTRNGNPYNISVAKKAHVALLDAHVGPKH
- the pyk gene encoding pyruvate kinase; this encodes MRRAKIVCTLGPATDSYDQLKALVEAGMDVARFNLSHGTHAEHEERYRHVRKAADETGHSVGTLADLQGPKIRLGHFAEGPVLLEREDTFTITVEEGVAGDGTHCGTTHAGLADDVTPGERILVDDGKVTLEVTHVDGPRVHTRVVEGGVISDHKGLNLPGVAVSVPALSKKDEDDLRWALRTGFDVIALSFVRSGHDILDVHRIMDEEGRRLPVIAKVEKPQAVENIDEIVAAFDGIMVARGDLGVEMPLEQVPIVQKRAIKLAKRNAKPVIVATQMLDSMIEHSRPTRAEASDVANAVLDGADAVMLSGETSVGKHAVQTVRTMAKIVTAAEEDLLAKGLPELTENNKPRTQGGAVARAAAEIGDFLGAKFLVAFTQSGDTVRRLSRYRSPIPVLAFTPEPATRSQLSLTWGVETFLGPAAASTDAMVDQVDELLLRYGRCEKGDVVVITAGSPPGVSGTTNLVRVHHIGEDDGPR